The segment CAGGAAATGAGGCCCAAAAAGGAGTTAATCAGGGTTGTAAGAACCCCTGATGACCTTATTGAAATAGATGCCGGAGGTAAGCGTTCCGGGCGTGGGGCTTATATCTGTCCCACAGAAGGATGCCTGCATAAGGCGGTTAAGGGAAAACGA is part of the Phosphitispora fastidiosa genome and harbors:
- the rnpM gene encoding RNase P modulator RnpM; translated protein: MVKKKKIPMRMCLGCQEMRPKKELIRVVRTPDDLIEIDAGGKRSGRGAYICPTEGCLHKAVKGKRLEKAFGRAVPPEVVEILKERLVNSRA